DNA from Plasmodium vivax scf_4805 genomic scaffold, whole genome shotgun sequence:
AAGAGTTGGGTCTTATTAAGCAAGCTATTGATGCAGATACGTGGAATATAATTACAACAACGAATACagtttttttgtgtgtatcAACAGTTATTGTTACATtagttcttttttatgtccttttaaaagttataaaatacTCAGTTTTAAAAGAtggtaaaggaaaaatgtgtgcaatggaatattttaattttatcaaaaaactgttaaaagaaaaatgataattgtAGTATACATAAGAatgtatgtaaaaataactaatatagaaattatatgatttatataagcataattatgtatatagttttcttttaatataaaaaaaggaagtatatatttttaatttctgcATGATAAAGGTTTATTCATCGTTTTGTCTGAGATTTCAAATAGACATTCTATCTATTTTAACGTCATTCCATTATACGTATTTGTTGTAATTAATATGAATATGTAATTAAGTGTtttgttttgaaaaaaagaaaattatgattTTTATAGTATTCAAAAATGGAtgcaatataaataattttgtattaatttacatttaattaaaataaatatatatatactgaGTTAACATATGTTTATGTAGTGAATAATTATAGGGAATTGTTTTTACGTGAAATATagttctttatttttctgctttccttaagtaatattt
Protein-coding regions in this window:
- a CDS encoding variable surface protein Vir35, truncated, putative (encoded by transcript PVX_044690A); this encodes ELGLIKQAIDADTWNIITTTNTVFLCVSTVIVTLVLFYVLLKVIKYSVLKDGKGKMCAMEYFNFIKKLLKEK